The genome window ACTGCATATTGCTTTACAGAAATTGATTACGCAGCGTTTTGCAGACAGTGGACTCTGCTTCAGTTAAACCCAGGCAAGAGCTCACTGGCTTCCTTGTCATTGTCAAATTactattactactactactacaaaaaatcagcaaataaaCATGCCAAAGATAGGTAATGCACTCTCACATCTTTTTTGGGAAGCATACTGAAATGCTTCACTTGAACCTCATGTCTAAAAACTACCTCACAATTAACTTCTGAAACATTACTTTGATCTAGCTAATTCATACAAGATCCATAGTTCCATACAAGACTAAGAGATTCTTGCTAATCTCCTTAAAACACTAGTTTAGCCCTTCAAACAATCTCCATAAAGCAGCAATACTGCCATTTTTGTACTACAAGGACAGTTTGACAGGGACTGAGTCAGTTTCCCTTTTAGGCAGCTAGACTAAGCCAAACAGCCAGGAATTATCTTCAGTCTCTCCCCCAAGCCTAGACACGTTTGCAGAGCATGTCTAACAGTAGAAACATGTCCTGGCAGGAATTCATGACTCCTCATTTCAAGAGGTCAAAAACCTGCATGCATGTAGTCTCCTCAACACCCTCCTCCCTAAGCTACTGCCTCCTTACACACCCTGATGCTTCATTTACTGACACTGTCTTTTCAAAAGCTGCTCCAGAAATCACAGCCATCGCTACACTTTGAAACACCTAGCATATGGAAACGAAAGTTACAGCTAGGCTTGAGAAAGATGTTTGGGGACTGCAGATGGGTGCAACAGTGCTATTTTTTCTCACAGAACTAGCACCCAGCCCTGGTTTTGCTGAGCACTTGCCCTGTCTACGCCGAAGATTCAGCAAAATAAGCAGGCCAAGCTAAGCAAGAAGCCTGCAACTAAATTAAGTGAAAAACCCAGATGTCACAGCTCAGACTAATAATAACCTGTTTCAATCCTTAGATGTTCAGCTGTCCCAGTTGCAATTTACAGTGTCACTTAGGGCACCAGAAACTGCTCTAACAGCGTCCAGAGTACAGACCCTATCTATTGCTTAAGATATGTATTACTTATCACATATGGGACCTAAACAAGGAGATGAAGCTTTGCTCAAAACAAGtggtgcttttttctttcctaagaaTAAGACTAAGTAGGTCTCTAGGACAGCTTCCATTAATTCAAACACTGATTTCctcaaatttaatttattcagaCTCATATTAAATAAAGCTGCTACATATTAACTCCCCAAATTATTCAGCTTTTTGGGCTGATGCTGATAGCACCTAAATATACTTATCTGATGATGTAAGTAATTTACTACTAGAAAATCAGGACCGTTTCTCCAGTTCACTGGCTTTACTGCAACTgtgaaatgcaggaaaacaggaaattcCCATTAGCAATGGGACTTGTCATTAGTGTTTaagagcacagaaaatgttttctggatCTTAAGTCAACTCAGCCCACAACCAAAAagtttctcagaaataaaaccatgGGAGAGTTATTTCTACTCAGccaagctgaaaggaaaaactatTCACCTCTTGTTTTGATACTTGTCTGTCCTAGCCAAGGCTTTTCCAGTGCCACTTATTCTTCTTATCTACAAGAAAAATTtagaagtgaaaaacaaatctaCTCATAATGAAAACAATTCACAACACAAATTCTACCGCTcttgaaaggaattaaaaatggaaagatagACATATATTATTGGTCAGGCTCTTGTGTACCTGTATGAGTCTTACACCTGGGAGTAGAATAGTGACAGGGAGGTAACTGGGGTGAGAAAGGCATGTCCCTTTAATATTGCTCTTCAAGAGCCCAGTTCAATTAAAGGGCATCTAGTACTGGATCAAACATACCACAGCCACATGACATACAACGTCATACATCTAAATTCTCAAGACCAGCACAAATTTGtgcacactttctttttttttgcaagggTAACTGCATGTCAGGGCAGGTATCACCCTATGTCTGGCATAAAGCCAACCTTAAAACCACAATACAGGCCCCAAACTGGATCTGAATTAAATTTGTACTTGTCAGGTGATCAgtttgtgttttggtattaACATGTCTCCTTGCCTTTGCTTTGATGGGAAGTATCACCTCCCATGAAATGCTcaaggaggagcaggcaggtttttctggttttttttttttgttctagtaATGCCAGTACTACAGCATTAGTATTAGAATTTCTAGCTTGGAGGGCTGAACCTAGTCGTCATTTACAAGATCACATGCAGCAGTCATGCCACCTAAAAGAGGAACGTGAACCCTACGTTATCCCAGCGTGCTGTGCCAATAGCAACAGATGGAACAGCAGGTATAGAGAGGCAGGATATGCATTAGGCGATGGTAGGGCAATGCAGCAATTTGCAGAACAACATCTTGCTTTAGCTACAGAGAAAGCTCCTTAAGACTAAGCATCACCAGTGTTCAGATTTTGGGGAATCATGGTGGAAAATGGCGGGGATGGGACAACACACCCAAATGCGCTTTCTTCTAAGGTGAAGAGAAAGAAGCTATGAAGTAATAAGCAATCTTTGCAATTAATACAGAGAGGTAGTAGAATGTAAAGGTATGATGTTACTCATCTTGTTCAGAATCAAGATTTTTCAGTATAATATAAATGAAGACAGGCatgtaaacaagaaaaactgaCATACAAACAAATGGATGCAGCCAGCTTACAAACCCTACTGCTCCAGCTGAGGTTGGGAGAAACTACAGAATGACACTAGATCACACAACTGAGTGAAGGGAAAAGACTCAGAAAGCAGTGCATCAGAAAATCATACCATAAACAAGAATGTCAGCTTCATGCAGCTCTCTGCTAGACTTACCCCTCTCTCTTCCAAAAGCCTCAGTCTTGTCTCTACTTTTAGTCTGTTCTCAGCTCCCATTTCAGCACTGGTATTCTCTCCAAGGGCATCATAACGAATTGTCAAGGCAGTCTTAGCTGCCAGCATTCGAGAAATCTGGAAAAGccaaaaagaatattaaatgcTAAGACTTAACATAAGGCAATGATTCACTCTGATCTGGAAATCGTACccacaaacaaaagaaaaaagtaaccaTTTACTAGCAGTGTTTAGTCCAAAAATCAATTAGTACATCATTCTTTTAACATTGAAATACTGTTAACGTAACACCTTATTTTCTTGATAGAGGGAAATATCTGAGACAGCAAGTTATACATATCCCACTCTACCCCAACCTTTAGATCAGGTTAGTTTGAGGTGTAATTTCCAGCTGGATAGCTTTCTCAACAATTCAAACACATATTCATCCACCTGCATTATAAAAACCTAAGCTCTTTAAAAGCAAGCCACAAAAGTTACTAGCTTTAGCACAACACCAAGAGTCCAATTTTCAAGCAAGACTAAAGCCTGTAACAGCTTAGTTTACTATCACGTAGAAGAAAGGAGTAACATACCCCTTGAGAAAGCCAGTGTTACATCATAACTTCGCAGGAATACATCTGTTATTACTCAGATGTGTCAAATGGACAATCCcatttgctttttcaaacaGGAATGAATGACATCTAAAGATTTGTGGGACAGTGGCATTTTCCACATAACCATGAAGCACAACAGTAAAGCAAGCCATCAAAGAGCTTCACTGTGAAGCTCAAGCCATCTCATCCACATGTTCATGCTCTGGAAAAAGCCAAGCTGGTAAACAATTCTGCAACTcacctttcctttgtttttggTATTGCTTTGTCCCACTAGGGAAGCATGATAGATAAGGCCAAATTTAGGTGTGTCCCGTTTAGTCTTCAGTGCTCTGAAGAGTGCCTTCTCAGCGCCCAGTAACTGAACTGTTGAAGCTGGATGTTTTGCCAGATTCAAGAGGGAACCTAGAAGGAGGTGACACAGCAATAGTAATTTGTCAGAGGAGCAGCTAGAGAAGCAGGAGGCTAGATTCCTACACTATTCAAAAGTAGGAAGCTCAGAGCCACCTGTTTCTGAGAGCTGCTTCATGTTCATTTCCTGAAGGACAGGTAAgccatttcagtctttcatgcTTCAACTAACTCTGTCTTGGTCTGATTTCAGCAACAAGAAAGAAGGCTGACTCAATAAAACATATTCCACTGGAATAATGCCTACTCCTGACAAAGTCTGGCAGCAAGAACTTGTAATCACAGAACTGCAGCATAGATAACTGAAATAAGGCTGCTACACCTTGAGCCAGTCTGACTGTAAAAGCCTAATGCCAGTTTGTCAGCATTTTACCTCAGAAGTGACTGGACTATCAGCAGGAGGCTCAGTAAGCGTCTCAGAAGAGGTAGTGACTTAAGTTGCCCTCATACTCCAAAAAGAATTCAGGCCAACTGAGAACTTCGTCATCACAGACTACTACCAAGCTCACGCTGATATTCTCAGATTCCTCAAGAGCTACCTTCCCCCCTTTACCATGAGATATTAATCAGTGCCTTGCATAATGCTTTTAGCTGACCAGCTCCTCAGAGAAAACCTCTGATGAGGTCATCTAAGCTTGATTTACACCGATCAGTGCAACCCACCTGCATGAGCAATGAGCCTCGCTCCAACCAGTTCACCCACCATGATGGTGAGATTAGGAGCAATGGCCATCATTCTGTTCTTTAGGTAGTCGTACAGCTGTGTCCGATACTCAGAGATTTCAATCACCTGGCACAGACAGAGTTTGGTTACAGGAATCAGTATTAGCTGACCAACAAATACTAAGAGCTAAATATATTGAAATGAGGAAGTGCTGTAAATTCCAACAAAGACGactaacaaaatgcaaaatgcacaGACAACCATGAGCCAGAGTTATAGAAAGCGTTACATAGGGCATACTCCCAGAACAGAGCTCCATCCACTAAGTGTATTGGATCTGTACTGCTCATTCCCTTATGCAACTTATTTTCTCAGCAAAGCTCCTGATAAAAGAGCTGACAACATGCCAAAGACAgtgaagcagaacaaaaatacttaGTAAGGACATTTTCTTTAGGACAAAACCCTGGAACATTCAGTTTTCACATAAATCTTTGCCACCATTCTCTTGAAATGGGATAAATGCTCTTTACTTGTTCCATACAAATACACACAATTAGAATGCACATACAAAAGCAGCCCAGTCTAGACCAAGAACAGGAACTCACTACTAACCCTGCCACTCCCTTGTAAAGTCACAAAGGGATCCAAATGGCACCACTAAAGTCAGAGGGAGTTCACATACAATCTAGATGAGAGCAGGACAGGGCTCCTAACTCTTCTGGGGCTTCAGTGCTCCACTTTTAACCCAGGGTTTATCACCTAGCTTCAAAAGTGACAGACTAAAAAGCAGCTATACAGTAGCATTATCTCAAGGACTTAAAAGCACAATGATGCCAAAATTCCAACCAAAAGTAAGACTGCTACTTTTGGAAGACTTTGTGCAGACATCAACAGTCTGAGATGGCTCAGATGAGGTAGTGACTGTGTACCCTCATGTCTGTACATCAGGAGAGCAACAATATAGGAATCATCACTGCCATCAAAAGTGTGTTAGCAACGCTCTGCGAAAGCCTCTCCTTGGTAGAAGAGGCTCTGATATGGCTAACTAAAGTGGAGTTCCTATTGCTATTCATCCACATGTACATACCTGATCACAGAGATGGATTATGTTGTTTATATCTTCTTCCGACACTTCTGTCCCCATGGAAAtctcagcagcagccttcaCATCCTCTTCGATCTCCTCTGGTAGGATGTCAGAAACATCAGAGGCAGCAAAATTGCTTCTGTCTCCTGTGGAGGACAGATGAAAGCATGTTTGTGCTGGGGGCGAGATGAACTAgtaaaaaaagcacagaaacagacGAAGATAAAAGGccaaaataacaacagcaaGTCAAGTCTGCTGTCATCCTATTCCAAACTCACAAAATACATGTCAATGTTCTGACTTTATGTTTATACTAGCTGAGAATGGttggaaatactaaatttgAAACTAGGAAAAAAGCCCTTATTCTGTAACACTGCATACTTCACCTTTCCAGTAGCTGTTTGCTGCAAAATTTTCAGTCACAAGATTTCAAAGGAAGAATTCCAGGAAGCGAGCAGTCATTTACCACTAACCAAACCTATGTAATTCTTCCTACAATTGGGAGAAAAGCTCCCTTAAAACCCACAAGTCTCTCTCTGGACTGCAAacttaattattaaaaagaaaatcatcaaTACAAAGCACATGCCTAAGAGGTGAAGCAAGTGTCCGAAATATCACAGTGGTTATTCTTTCTGCTCTTATGGATAATTATAGCAGTTGTAGTCTCCAAGAACACCTGTAAACAGGCAGTAACTCTCTTTACATCAGTTTTGGGCAGCTAATTTCCAAACTGGTCTGCTGACTAATTGTGATTCTAAGAAGATATGCTGGTGGTCCATGAAGAACTGACTGTTGATATGGTGTTAGCGTTCTCTTAAGCTTCAAAATGGTAAATTGCATCAACATACAGATGCAAGCATACACTACTTTCCTACTGGCCCTATTTACACTGCCACTGAAGGCAGGATTGTATACAGGGTCATGACTAGCCAGATAAGCAAGTGAGTCGCTGGTCTACAAATCAGGGCATGTTAGTATGCAATGCATTAATGGCAACATTCTCCAGGCTCATGCCTCCTTATTACTCACCAACTTTCCGCACACATTTACAATATGCTAGGTTATCTGTGATGATTTTGCCCAATTCAGGGAAGTGCCAACCATACCATTCCCTACAGCGCATGATGTAGTTATTCAGTTCTTTGTCCAAGTCATCAAGAAGTGCtaagagaaagaagaatggaattttttttctaaagaggtactctaaaaatggaaaactctCAAATCAACAAAGTTAAATAGTGTACAGGGAGGtaaactgaagtattttatcCCATGAAGACTGGAATGAAACATAAGCTGCAGTACATTAGAAGTCTTTACTTTTCAGAGAACTGCATAATCCCAGGCACAATATTATAGAAATATTAGAATTCCCATGTGTGGCCTGAAAGTTTCATCACTGGGGCTGTCTTGGACAGACTCCTTTAACAGCTGCAAAGCACATTCCCCTggaaggggagcagcagccagtTATGCTTCCTCTCAGTCAAAGTGCTACACACAACACTGATGTAAAACTTAGCCATCTAATaaactttaaggaaaaatgtttcaatgGTGAGAAAGTGATCTTGTATTCAATTAGTTGATTTAAAAGACTGTATTAAGCCCTTTAGTTGCctttataatataaatataccCAACACAAATCCAACAGGCTCACCATTTACCAGATATGACCAATAACCGGATTTACAACATGAGAGTACAACACCCACAGCATGTATTGCTACAGAGCCCTGAGgctaaaatatttcctgctaATGCAATACCAACATTCCCACCTGTTGTCTCAGTGGTAGTGACGAAGGAACTGACTTAAATCATTAATTTCAGCTTAACTACGTTTCATCATTGACAACAGTCTGGGAATTAATATTTCAACCAGGATTCCTCACCACTGCTTCACAGCAAGTATGCCAATTACGATGTGGATGTCTTCAAGGAAGAATGAGGAATGGGCTTTCCTAGCTGTGCTTACAatttcagtctgttttccaTTAAGCAAGCAAGGAGCTGGAATGCAGCATTACACACTGCAGTGGGTTTTACATGCCTAACGTAAGAGTCTATTTCTACATTGCCCTCTACGCAAGATATCACCAAAATGAAGGGTCAGAAAATCCTGTCCTGTGGGGCCCATTCTCCCAACGCTACTCAGAAGGGAGGCATGTTGGGAAGTGAAGTCTTCAGAGGACCGAACTAACACTGCCTGTATTTCAGCTGATCTCTATGCTAAGAAAAAGTGGATGCCAGTTTACTGCATCACCCTAAAAATGTTCCTGCTTGTGGAACCCTATTAAGAAAACACACCTTATGCCTACCTGAACACCAATACCCAATTTACTGAAACATGATAGGAGGAAACTGACAGCAATACTTTTCTGTAACCTATGTAAAGAAGTCAGCTATCCTAAGCCAAAGCCATTAATAATTTAAGCTCTAAATATACTTACAAATTGCCTGGATAATCATGGTATCTACTTTGTCTGGGCTGAATTTCAACTTGTATCGGGAAAGGCTGAGGagacagaaatacagtttcatCAGCATCCTGACATCCTGCTGCAGAGTGTGTCTCACCTGTTCCTATTTCACATGAACATAGCTGTCCATACATTCATTCATACCAGCTCAGTTTTATGCCACTGACTGCTCTCAGCTGTAGCCAGAAGCCACACTGACACAAGTTTCACAACAGCTCCGACATGTGTACATGCACATACCCTGTGACCAGGGTGAAAGGGAAAGTTAAGGCTATCTGTACCACGTGCAGGAGACTGAACATGAGTGCTGTGGCAGGAAATTGGCTGTTGGTTTCTTCTGCATGGTTCCCCACAAAGAGTATTTGTCAACAGCACTTCCAGTTCTGCAGTGGCTGGAGGCAATCCACAAAACTGTACCAACCCAGCAGCAAATATCAGTAATGCTAATGTGAAGCAACAGAAGAAACTTCCTGGAACAGATTCTCACTGTCTGAGAAAGCCCATTACCATCTggctttaatgtatttttaaaatttctcagtATGCTACAGTAAAAGACACTTGATATCAATGAGGACTTGCATCTTCAACATCCTTTTTCAATATCAATGCCCACTTTCTAAGCAAACATGCATCTATTTTTAAGGAATTAGCTACAGCAAAGCAGTTCTCTAACTTCCCAATAGCTCATGGACAGGACAAGCTCATGTCAGAATACGGATTAAAAGTTACTCATGAATGAATGCTTGACCCCATGCTGATCCAACAACTTTGTATTTAACTACTGCTCCACTAAACCTAAAAGGCAGTCATAGCAAGGTAGGAAGACAACTCTGCCTTTAACATTTACGTTATGTGTTATATGGGTATTTATTTTGGCATAAATCAGCAAGTCATGGTCTTCACCTTGTCTCTCAGTGGCAATGGAGTTTTAAATGATCCATTTGACTGCTACAGAGACATTTCAAACCAAATCCTAAAGTACATAACATGCAAAGGAAAGCTATCAACTTCAACTTCGGGTGAAGATGAAGCCTTTCCCTAAAGGGTGGGTGCAAACTAGAAAGCCCTTCCTTTATAAAACAAGATTTCAGATACAAACGTGTCTTGATTTACAGAGTATGAGACCATGTCACATACTCAGAGACATACTCAGAGACACTTCGAGCAACACAGCATAGCCAAGGACACAGGAGTAGGGCAGACATGGAATGAAATAGAGCTGTTCTGGAAACTCACCTGTGCGCCAGACCCAGACACATAGCTGCCATCTCTCGAGAAGGGAGGCCTGTAATAAGCCCTTCAATCTGTGAGCGGATGCCTCTCATCAGCTCTGTAACCATTGGGCTGTGTATACAACTCAAATTCAGCTTGTCCTGCAGGATGGAAATCAATGGTCCAGAGTCAGGCATGACAGTGACATTCCTCTAAAGCCCTTCTTCCAGCAGCCGTATCTGGTTTATCATTATACCTGGTTTTCCCACTGCAATCCTGTGATCACACAACAGTTTCAGACATCTTTGATGCTCAAGGTAGCGACACCCCCAGTTCCCCACACACTAAGAATTCCAGTTTGGAGAGGAGATTTATAATGCTCTATCTGCTATGTAGACACTGGAACCAAAGATTCAAGATTTTGCAGTTTATTAGAAACAGTTTGGCCACAGAGAGAAAATTCAGAGGTAGAGGGTTGGGGACTTTGGGTCTTTTTCAGAGGACAAAACTGAATAATTAGTTCAAAGTCCTTGGTATTATTCACCTTAACACTAAATCCTCCTCATTTTGCAGCCTACACCAGTCTCCTAAGACAGCATGAGGAGGTCAGCATAAAAATCACTGGAACAGCGAGCAATCAGACACAAGATAGGAACCTGGTATTTGACACCTAGGAGACATTGGAGAAATCAGTCCACCTCTACTgtacttctttcttcctctggcaGGCAAGGACTGAAGGATGTGCACAAGTGTTTGTAGACTGAGGAAGGCAGAATGATGCATACTCCCAACAAGACAGTAAGTCATCACCCCACTATTGCTGCATCTGTTATCAAGGAATAAGCGTGTCTGCCTcgctgggtttttgtttggttccTCCCCGCCTCTTTTTCTGGATGGGATCAttagggaaattaattttttaatctcctgGGTTTCTAACCAATATTTAAGAGAAATCAAGCAAACCTGAACACCTGAGCGCACTTTTACCATATTATTCACTTGCGTACTCAAGATGACATCTTCCCAGCATACATGCAGTACACGTTTGATCATAAGGATTAGATATCTTCCACACTGCAAACACAGCATTGGCAGTGTAATCCATCGCTAATAATTGCAAAATCTCTGGAACCTGACTATAAGATTTCAGTAGCAtgagacaaaaggaagaatggCAAAATCAGTTATCACCTTTATGACACCTCCAAGTTTGGCATCTGCTACAGCCAATTGTTCATGGGCATCTTTTGCCACTATCTTCTTGAGAATTTTCTTCAAGTTCTTGCTGAGCTTGCCTTCTACAAGAGCTGTGGATGctgtataaaacaaaaagaccaAAGACgctgtttctttctcctcctaAAACGTGTAAAAATAGTACTCCTaacttggtatttttattttaactaccCACAGTAGCTCTAGTCTGAGCTGTAATACTACTTCGCCATGC of Ciconia boyciana chromosome 10, ASM3463844v1, whole genome shotgun sequence contains these proteins:
- the NOP58 gene encoding nucleolar protein 58 — translated: MLVLFETAAGYAIFKVLNEKKLQEVDSLWKEFETPEKANKIVKLKHFEKFQDTTEALAASTALVEGKLSKNLKKILKKIVAKDAHEQLAVADAKLGGVIKDKLNLSCIHSPMVTELMRGIRSQIEGLITGLPSREMAAMCLGLAHSLSRYKLKFSPDKVDTMIIQAISLLDDLDKELNNYIMRCREWYGWHFPELGKIITDNLAYCKCVRKVGDRSNFAASDVSDILPEEIEEDVKAAAEISMGTEVSEEDINNIIHLCDQVIEISEYRTQLYDYLKNRMMAIAPNLTIMVGELVGARLIAHAGSLLNLAKHPASTVQLLGAEKALFRALKTKRDTPKFGLIYHASLVGQSNTKNKGKISRMLAAKTALTIRYDALGENTSAEMGAENRLKVETRLRLLEERGIRRISGTGKALARTDKYQNKSEVKIFDPSGDSTLPAVSKKRKIQEVEEQGTEVAVKAKKFKAEMKEDTTVDDEPVKKKKKKKDKVKQAEEEVRSEERPTSPTVENTEKKKKKKKKMKDEDED